One window from the genome of Motilibacter aurantiacus encodes:
- a CDS encoding ACP S-malonyltransferase, with translation MLVVVAPGQGAQSPGFLTPWLALPGFAARLAALSHALQARPDAAAGALGLAHYGTEADADTIRDTAVAQPLLVAAGVAALAELVGSDDPAGAGAYDVVAGHSVGELTAAYAAGVLTGEQAMTLVGARGDAMAAAAATTRTGMTAVLGGDRDEVLAAVAAAGLTPANDNGSGQLVVGGTLDQLAAFAAAPPARTRLVPLQVAGAFHTEHMRPAVDALAAVAAGLEPADPRVPLLSNRDGEQVGSGREALDRIVAQVANPVRWDLCTEALQKLGVTALIELPPAGTLAGLAKRGLKGIEILALKTPDDLDAARALVREHGTGGDTEGRR, from the coding sequence GTGCTCGTCGTCGTCGCTCCCGGTCAGGGGGCCCAATCCCCCGGCTTCCTCACCCCGTGGCTGGCCCTTCCCGGCTTCGCCGCGCGCCTGGCCGCGCTCTCGCACGCGCTGCAGGCTCGTCCCGATGCGGCGGCCGGCGCCCTCGGCCTCGCCCACTACGGCACGGAGGCCGACGCCGACACGATCCGGGACACGGCGGTGGCCCAGCCGCTGCTCGTGGCCGCGGGCGTCGCCGCGCTCGCCGAGCTCGTGGGCTCCGACGACCCGGCCGGTGCCGGGGCGTACGACGTGGTCGCCGGGCACTCGGTCGGCGAGCTGACCGCGGCGTACGCCGCCGGGGTGCTGACCGGCGAGCAGGCCATGACCCTGGTGGGCGCCCGTGGGGACGCGATGGCGGCCGCCGCGGCAACCACCCGAACCGGGATGACCGCGGTCCTCGGCGGCGACCGCGACGAGGTGCTCGCCGCTGTCGCGGCCGCCGGGCTCACCCCGGCCAACGACAACGGCAGCGGCCAGCTGGTCGTCGGGGGCACCCTCGACCAGCTCGCCGCCTTCGCCGCGGCCCCGCCGGCGCGAACGCGGCTCGTCCCGCTGCAGGTCGCCGGCGCGTTCCACACCGAGCACATGCGCCCCGCCGTGGACGCGCTCGCCGCGGTGGCCGCCGGGCTGGAGCCCGCCGACCCGCGGGTGCCGTTGCTGTCGAACCGGGACGGCGAGCAGGTCGGCTCCGGGCGCGAGGCCCTCGACCGGATCGTGGCCCAGGTCGCCAACCCGGTCCGCTGGGACCTGTGCACCGAGGCGTTGCAGAAGCTCGGCGTCACCGCCCTCATCGAGCTGCCGCCGGCCGGGACGCTCGCCGGGCTGGCCAAGCGCGGCCTCAAGGGCATCGAGATCCTCGCCCTGAAGACCCCGGACGACCTGGACGCCGCGCGCGCCCTCGTGCGCGAGCACGGCACCGGCGGGGACACGGAGGGCCGGCGGTGA
- a CDS encoding beta-ketoacyl-ACP synthase III: MSGTEKGFEIRLPATPRGSRLVSLGAYRPRRVVDNAEICTFIESSDEWIQQRSGIAERRWAADDETLVGMAEAASRQALAGAGLTGADIDLVLLATMTGFSTTPTSANLLQAALGTRGGALELNSACAGFTYALAVADQAIRAGNARNVLVVGAERITDIMNFHDRTTMFLFGDGAGAVVVSAADEPGIGPVAWGSWGEQSEALGVLPPLADVARGLAAERPLLFQKGQSVFRWAVTEMPRTAAKALELAGLKAEQLAAFVPHQANIRIIDAMTKYMKLPEHVVVADDLRHTGNTSAASVPLAMEQVLSAGRVQPGDLALLVGFGGGLSHAAQVVTLPTLGPAGASRLPEPAPLAF, translated from the coding sequence GTGAGCGGCACCGAGAAGGGATTCGAGATCAGGCTGCCGGCCACGCCGCGCGGCTCGCGGCTCGTGTCGCTCGGGGCCTACCGGCCGCGGCGCGTCGTGGACAACGCCGAGATCTGCACCTTCATCGAGTCCTCGGACGAGTGGATCCAGCAGCGCAGCGGCATCGCGGAGCGGCGCTGGGCCGCCGACGACGAGACGCTGGTCGGCATGGCCGAGGCGGCGTCCCGGCAGGCGCTGGCCGGTGCCGGGCTGACCGGCGCGGACATCGACCTGGTGCTGCTGGCGACCATGACCGGCTTCTCCACCACGCCGACCTCCGCGAACCTGCTGCAGGCCGCGCTCGGCACCCGCGGCGGCGCGCTGGAGCTCAACTCCGCCTGTGCCGGGTTCACCTACGCCCTCGCCGTCGCCGACCAGGCGATCCGCGCGGGCAACGCCCGCAACGTCCTGGTGGTCGGCGCGGAGCGCATCACCGACATCATGAACTTCCACGACCGCACGACCATGTTCCTGTTCGGCGACGGCGCCGGCGCCGTGGTCGTGAGCGCGGCGGACGAGCCGGGCATCGGCCCCGTCGCGTGGGGCTCCTGGGGCGAGCAGTCCGAGGCGCTCGGCGTCCTGCCGCCGCTCGCCGACGTGGCCCGTGGCCTGGCCGCCGAGCGGCCGCTGCTCTTCCAGAAGGGGCAGTCGGTCTTCCGCTGGGCCGTCACCGAGATGCCGCGGACCGCGGCGAAGGCGCTCGAGCTCGCCGGCCTCAAGGCCGAGCAGCTGGCGGCGTTCGTCCCGCACCAGGCCAACATCCGCATCATCGACGCGATGACGAAGTACATGAAGCTGCCGGAGCACGTCGTCGTCGCGGACGACCTGCGCCACACCGGCAACACGTCGGCGGCGTCGGTCCCCCTGGCCATGGAGCAGGTGCTGTCCGCCGGGCGTGTGCAGCCCGGCGACCTGGCCCTGCTCGTCGGCTTCGGCGGCGGGCTCTCGCACGCCGCGCAGGTCGTGACCCTGCCCACGCTCGGCCCGGCGGGCGCGTCCCGTCTGCCCGAGCCGGCACCCCTGGCATTCTGA
- a CDS encoding acyl carrier protein yields MALSEQEVLAGLAELIHDETGLPQDQVSLDKSFTDDLDIDSLSMMTVVVNAEERFGVKIPDDSVKDLKTVRDAVDFIVKQG; encoded by the coding sequence ATGGCACTCAGCGAGCAGGAAGTCCTCGCGGGCCTCGCCGAGCTGATCCACGACGAGACCGGCCTCCCGCAGGACCAGGTCTCCCTGGACAAGTCCTTCACCGACGACCTCGACATCGACTCGCTGTCGATGATGACCGTCGTGGTGAACGCAGAAGAGCGCTTCGGCGTCAAGATCCCGGACGACTCGGTCAAGGACCTCAAGACCGTGCGCGACGCCGTGGACTTCATCGTCAAGCAGGGCTGA
- the fabF gene encoding beta-ketoacyl-ACP synthase II has product MSETTSVVVTGLGATTPLGSDVPSTWSAVLAGKSGARVLPYEWVERFDLPVKIGAPLAVEPADVLTRQEVKRNDRSSQMSLIAAREAWNDASRDAPLEVEGTRLGAVIASGIGGVTTLLDAYDILLEKGPRRILPLTVPMLMPNGPSASIGLEFGARAGVHTTVSACASGSEAIGYGVEMIRSGRADVVIAGGTEAAIHPLPIAGFAAMRAMSTRNDEPERASRPYDKGRDGFVLGEGAGVVVLESAEHARARGAAVYAEVAGVGVTSDGYHITAPEPEGEGVIRAIKAALDEAGLAPEDIVHLNAHATSTPVGDIAEVNGVRRALGPAADRVAVSATKSMTGHTLGAAGAIESIFTILALRDRQAPPTVNLDDPDDDIVLDVVKGSPRALPAEGQLAAMNNSFGFGGHNVVLILRTV; this is encoded by the coding sequence ATGAGCGAAACGACCTCCGTCGTCGTCACCGGGCTCGGTGCGACGACCCCTCTGGGCAGTGACGTCCCGTCCACCTGGTCCGCCGTGCTCGCCGGCAAGTCCGGCGCGCGTGTCCTTCCGTACGAGTGGGTGGAGCGCTTCGACCTCCCGGTCAAGATCGGCGCCCCGCTGGCCGTCGAGCCGGCGGACGTCCTGACCCGCCAGGAGGTCAAGCGCAACGACCGCTCCAGCCAGATGTCGCTCATCGCGGCGCGGGAGGCGTGGAACGACGCCTCCCGCGACGCGCCGCTCGAGGTGGAGGGCACGCGGCTCGGGGCGGTCATCGCCTCGGGCATCGGCGGCGTCACCACGCTGCTCGACGCGTACGACATCCTGCTGGAGAAGGGCCCGCGGCGGATCCTTCCGCTCACGGTCCCGATGCTGATGCCCAACGGCCCGTCCGCCTCGATCGGCCTGGAGTTCGGCGCCCGCGCCGGTGTCCACACGACGGTCAGCGCGTGCGCGTCGGGCTCGGAGGCGATCGGCTACGGCGTCGAGATGATCCGGTCCGGCCGGGCCGACGTGGTCATCGCAGGCGGCACCGAGGCGGCCATCCACCCGCTGCCGATCGCCGGCTTCGCGGCGATGCGGGCCATGTCGACCCGCAACGACGAGCCGGAGCGGGCCTCGCGCCCCTACGACAAGGGCCGCGACGGCTTCGTCCTCGGTGAGGGCGCCGGCGTCGTCGTGCTCGAGTCGGCCGAGCACGCCCGCGCGCGCGGCGCCGCGGTCTACGCGGAGGTCGCGGGGGTGGGCGTCACGTCCGACGGCTACCACATCACGGCCCCCGAGCCGGAGGGCGAGGGCGTCATCCGCGCCATCAAGGCCGCGCTCGACGAGGCCGGGCTGGCACCGGAGGACATCGTCCACCTCAACGCGCACGCCACCTCGACCCCGGTCGGCGACATCGCCGAGGTCAACGGCGTACGCCGGGCGCTCGGCCCGGCCGCGGACCGGGTCGCGGTCTCGGCGACCAAGTCGATGACCGGGCACACGCTCGGCGCGGCCGGCGCGATCGAGTCGATCTTCACGATCCTGGCGTTGCGCGACCGGCAGGCACCGCCGACGGTCAACCTCGACGACCCGGACGACGACATCGTCCTCGACGTCGTGAAGGGCTCGCCGCGCGCATTGCCGGCCGAGGGGCAGCTCGCCGCGATGAACAACTCGTTCGGCTTCGGCGGGCACAACGTGGTGCTCATCCTGCGCACCGTCTGA
- a CDS encoding DUF3145 domain-containing protein: MSVGSTRPRTSAATRGVVLVHSAPPALCPHVEWALAAVLGTRVPLEWTAQPAAPNVLRAELSWQGTPGTGARLTSALRDCRLLRFEVTEEPSPGAEGERYAFTPSLGLFSAVMSVHGDILVPEERLRTAVAEASTGGVPLPDAIARLLGTSWDAELEAFRRAGEGAPVRWLHQVV, encoded by the coding sequence GTGAGCGTCGGCTCGACCCGTCCACGGACGTCCGCCGCCACACGCGGAGTCGTCCTGGTGCACTCTGCACCGCCGGCGCTGTGCCCCCACGTCGAGTGGGCTTTGGCCGCAGTGCTGGGCACGCGTGTCCCGCTGGAGTGGACCGCGCAGCCCGCCGCACCCAACGTCCTGCGGGCCGAGCTGTCCTGGCAGGGGACGCCGGGCACCGGCGCGCGCCTCACGTCCGCGCTGCGCGACTGCCGGCTGCTCCGCTTCGAGGTCACCGAGGAGCCGAGCCCGGGCGCCGAGGGGGAGCGCTACGCCTTCACCCCGTCACTGGGCCTGTTCAGCGCCGTCATGAGCGTGCACGGCGACATCCTCGTGCCCGAGGAGCGGCTTCGCACCGCTGTCGCCGAGGCGTCCACCGGAGGCGTGCCGCTCCCGGACGCGATCGCCCGCCTGCTCGGCACGTCCTGGGACGCCGAGCTCGAGGCCTTCCGCCGGGCGGGCGAGGGCGCGCCCGTGCGCTGGCTGCACCAGGTGGTCTGA
- a CDS encoding VWA domain-containing protein gives MSFLAPERLLLLLGVAALAAAYVAMQRRRTEYAVRFTNLDLLDRVAPRRPGWRRHVPAAAFVLMLVLLVVGFARPEADVRVPRERATILVAVDVSLSMQAEDVEPDRFVAAKRAASSFVAELPDSFDVGLVAFSGAANVVVSPTQDHDAVRAGVDALQLGPSTAIGEAVFTSLNSIAATNSRAGTGGARPPARVVLLSDGSNTVGRSLEEAAAAAREAAVPVSTIAYGTDDGMVLVEGRPVPVPVDRESLAELAQATGGRGYTAQSEDQLTEVYRNISGSVGYRTERREVAAWFVGAGLLMALAAAAASLRWFARLP, from the coding sequence GTGAGCTTCCTCGCCCCGGAGCGGCTGCTCCTCCTGCTCGGTGTGGCCGCGCTGGCCGCGGCGTACGTCGCGATGCAGCGGCGGCGGACCGAGTATGCCGTCCGCTTCACCAACCTGGACCTGCTCGACCGGGTCGCCCCCCGGCGGCCCGGCTGGCGGCGGCACGTCCCGGCCGCGGCGTTCGTGCTGATGCTCGTCCTGCTCGTGGTCGGGTTCGCCCGGCCCGAGGCCGACGTCCGCGTCCCGCGCGAGCGGGCGACGATCCTCGTGGCGGTGGACGTCTCGCTCTCGATGCAGGCCGAGGACGTCGAGCCCGATCGCTTCGTCGCCGCCAAACGGGCGGCCTCCTCCTTCGTGGCCGAGCTGCCGGACTCCTTCGACGTCGGCCTCGTCGCCTTCAGCGGGGCGGCCAACGTCGTGGTCTCGCCGACCCAGGACCACGACGCGGTGCGGGCGGGGGTCGACGCCCTGCAGCTCGGCCCGAGCACGGCGATCGGCGAGGCGGTCTTCACCTCCCTCAACAGCATCGCGGCGACGAACTCGCGGGCGGGCACGGGTGGCGCCCGTCCACCCGCGCGGGTGGTGCTGCTCTCCGACGGCTCGAACACCGTCGGGCGCAGCCTCGAGGAGGCCGCCGCTGCGGCGCGAGAGGCCGCGGTGCCCGTCTCGACCATCGCCTATGGCACCGACGACGGCATGGTCCTCGTGGAGGGGCGCCCGGTGCCGGTCCCGGTCGACCGTGAGTCGCTCGCAGAGCTGGCGCAGGCGACGGGCGGGCGGGGCTACACCGCCCAGTCCGAGGACCAGCTCACGGAGGTCTACCGCAACATCAGCGGCTCGGTCGGCTACCGCACCGAGCGGCGGGAGGTGGCCGCGTGGTTCGTCGGGGCGGGCCTGTTGATGGCTCTCGCCGCGGCCGCCGCATCCCTGCGATGGTTTGCACGCCTGCCATGA
- a CDS encoding DUF58 domain-containing protein, translating to MPAELGRDLSKAQALRRLELTITRRLEGLLHGEHLGLLPGVGSEPAESREYRAGEDDVRRMDWAVTARTAVPHVRDLLADHELVTTVALDASASMDFGTAAREKRDVAVGAVAAFGFLTQRGGNRLGAYARSAGAELRWPARSGREALLALLTRLAALPRGEARPGARTSLAELAAGASAQARRRGLIVLVSDFLDPDVAEWERAVRRLAVRHDVVAVEVLDPRELELPDVGLLTLVDPETGRRREVWTGSRRLRERYAAAAAQQRADTATALGRAGARHLRLRTDGDWVADVARFALATRRGAAYSRPARAGEGAAHPTLVGSGA from the coding sequence CTGCCCGCGGAGCTCGGGCGCGACCTGTCCAAGGCGCAGGCGCTGCGCCGGCTGGAGCTGACGATCACCCGGCGGCTCGAGGGGCTGCTGCACGGTGAGCACCTCGGGCTGCTGCCCGGCGTCGGCAGCGAGCCGGCCGAGTCGCGCGAGTACCGCGCCGGTGAGGACGACGTGCGCCGCATGGACTGGGCCGTCACCGCCCGCACGGCGGTCCCGCACGTCCGGGACCTGCTCGCCGACCACGAGCTCGTCACCACCGTCGCGCTGGACGCCAGCGCGAGCATGGACTTCGGCACGGCCGCCCGCGAGAAGCGCGACGTCGCGGTGGGCGCGGTGGCCGCCTTCGGCTTTCTCACCCAGCGCGGCGGCAACCGGCTCGGCGCCTACGCGCGGTCCGCCGGGGCGGAGCTGCGGTGGCCGGCCCGTTCCGGACGCGAGGCGCTGCTCGCGCTGCTCACCCGGCTCGCCGCGCTGCCGCGCGGCGAGGCGCGGCCGGGCGCGCGTACGTCCCTCGCCGAGCTGGCAGCCGGCGCCTCCGCGCAGGCCCGCCGCCGCGGCCTGATCGTGCTGGTCAGCGACTTCCTCGACCCCGACGTGGCCGAGTGGGAGCGGGCTGTGCGCCGGCTCGCGGTGCGCCACGACGTGGTGGCGGTCGAGGTGCTCGACCCGCGCGAGCTCGAGCTGCCCGACGTGGGTCTGCTGACCCTCGTCGACCCCGAGACCGGGCGCCGCCGCGAGGTGTGGACCGGCAGCCGCCGGCTGCGCGAGCGCTACGCCGCCGCCGCCGCCCAGCAGCGGGCGGACACGGCTACCGCCCTCGGCCGCGCCGGCGCGCGGCACCTGCGGCTGCGCACCGACGGCGACTGGGTCGCCGACGTGGCCCGCTTCGCCCTCGCCACCCGGCGGGGGGCGGCGTACTCGCGCCCGGCCCGGGCCGGCGAGGGTGCCGCCCACCCGACCCTCGTGGGGAGCGGCGCGTGA
- a CDS encoding AAA family ATPase, with amino-acid sequence MAQSHPETLERALFEVKRVIVGQDRMVERMLVALLARGHCLLEGVPGVAKTLAVSTLARVVGGSFSRVQFTPDLVPSDVVGTRIYRPSTETFDVELGPVFANFVLADEINRAPAKVQSALLEVMAERQVSLGGRSYRVPDPFLVLATQNPIESEGVYQLPEAQRDRFLMKILVPYPTAGEELAIVQRMSVDAPEASQILSPESLLALQAEADRVFVHNAVAEYAVRLVLATREPASYGLGELSGALAYGASPRASLGLVAAGRALALLRGRTYVLPTDVADVAADVLPHRLVLSFDALADGIEAGYVVQRVLATVPPPRVAPQQPPTPPAPQPPAPPAQDVTGSGSQDGDEPTVRLESA; translated from the coding sequence ATGGCGCAGTCCCACCCGGAGACGCTCGAGCGCGCTCTCTTCGAGGTCAAGCGCGTGATCGTCGGGCAGGACCGGATGGTCGAGCGGATGCTCGTCGCGCTGCTCGCGCGGGGGCACTGCTTGCTCGAGGGCGTCCCCGGCGTGGCGAAGACGCTCGCGGTCTCGACGCTGGCGCGGGTCGTCGGGGGCAGCTTCTCCCGCGTCCAGTTCACCCCGGACCTGGTCCCGAGCGACGTGGTGGGGACACGGATCTACCGCCCGTCCACCGAGACCTTCGACGTCGAGCTGGGCCCCGTCTTCGCGAACTTCGTCCTGGCCGACGAGATCAACCGCGCCCCGGCCAAGGTGCAGTCGGCCCTGCTCGAGGTCATGGCCGAGCGGCAGGTCAGCCTCGGGGGGCGCAGCTACCGGGTGCCGGACCCGTTCCTCGTCCTCGCGACGCAGAACCCGATCGAGAGCGAGGGCGTCTACCAGCTGCCCGAGGCCCAGCGGGACCGCTTCCTGATGAAGATCCTGGTGCCGTACCCGACCGCGGGGGAGGAGCTCGCGATCGTCCAGCGCATGAGCGTGGACGCTCCCGAGGCCTCGCAGATCCTCTCGCCCGAGTCGCTGCTCGCGCTGCAGGCCGAGGCCGACCGGGTCTTCGTGCACAACGCGGTCGCCGAGTACGCCGTGCGCCTCGTGCTGGCCACCCGGGAGCCGGCGTCGTACGGCCTCGGCGAGCTGTCCGGGGCACTGGCCTACGGCGCGTCTCCGCGGGCCAGCCTCGGCCTCGTCGCCGCCGGCCGCGCGCTCGCGCTGCTGCGCGGGCGCACGTACGTCCTGCCCACGGACGTCGCCGACGTCGCCGCCGACGTGCTGCCGCACCGGCTCGTCCTGTCCTTCGACGCGCTCGCCGACGGCATCGAGGCGGGGTACGTCGTGCAGCGGGTGCTCGCGACCGTCCCGCCGCCGCGCGTCGCTCCCCAGCAGCCGCCGACCCCGCCGGCGCCCCAGCCCCCCGCGCCGCCGGCGCAGGACGTGACGGGCTCCGGCTCGCAGGACGGGGACGAGCCGACCGTGCGGCTGGAGTCGGCGTGA
- a CDS encoding response regulator transcription factor codes for MRLLVVEDEEDLADALRFGLTRAGFAVDVALTGAQAEERLGVNAYDVVVLDLNLPDTDGVDLLRRLRSGAFDGPSGSDTRVLLLTARSSLDHRVRGLDAGADDYLVKPFAFEELQARLRALLRREVAGGDAVLRSGPVELDTARRLAFRDGRELKLTNKELGVLEYLLRRPGHVVSSEDLLEHVWDENADPFTQTVRVTVGTLRRKLSLDDEEQLLETLVGQGYRLRTPSTASDGVSGGTSDGTARKG; via the coding sequence ATGCGACTGCTGGTGGTGGAGGACGAGGAGGACCTGGCCGACGCCCTCCGGTTCGGGCTGACGCGGGCCGGGTTCGCGGTCGACGTCGCCCTCACCGGCGCTCAGGCCGAGGAGCGGCTGGGGGTCAACGCGTACGACGTCGTCGTGCTCGACCTCAACCTGCCCGACACCGACGGGGTCGACCTGCTGCGCCGACTGCGCTCGGGCGCCTTCGACGGCCCGAGCGGCAGTGACACCCGGGTGCTGCTGCTGACCGCCCGGTCCTCCCTCGACCACCGGGTGCGCGGCCTCGACGCCGGGGCCGACGACTACCTGGTCAAGCCCTTCGCGTTCGAGGAGCTGCAGGCCCGGCTGCGGGCCCTGCTGCGCCGCGAGGTGGCCGGCGGCGACGCCGTGCTGCGCTCGGGCCCGGTGGAGCTGGACACCGCCCGCCGGCTCGCCTTCCGCGACGGCCGCGAGCTCAAGCTCACGAACAAGGAGCTCGGCGTCCTGGAGTACCTCCTGCGCCGTCCCGGCCACGTCGTCAGCAGCGAGGACCTGCTCGAGCACGTGTGGGACGAGAACGCGGACCCGTTCACCCAGACCGTCCGGGTCACGGTCGGCACGCTGCGCCGCAAGCTGTCGTTGGACGACGAGGAGCAACTGCTGGAGACCCTCGTCGGGCAGGGCTACCGGCTCCGCACCCCGAGCACGGCCTCCGACGGCGTCTCGGGTGGCACTTCTGACGGCACGGCACGCAAGGGCTGA
- a CDS encoding sensor histidine kinase, whose translation MSDLWGGLSRHAPMWARTIRFRLTVTYSALLFGLATLVVLVIYLAVRHQVQSASVPEPIKLKGFYLTDSEGRSLPLNSVSLTSQRAIRQSVNEQTLETLREYSLWAIALLLVVSLVIGWWLSGRLLAPVARITQTAREITATDISRRIRLEGPDDELRRLADTIDAMLDRLDAAFTAQRQIVDDASHELRNPLAIIRANVDAVLSRSDTEEEDRTRAVAVVSRATDRMARLVDDLLATARRAGPAFVESDVDLAAVGREALDEQELVAREAGVHLRSGLVDGVKVVGDRDALRRALGNLLSNAVRFSPPGGDVLLAGGRLGDWAWLAVRDQGPGIGSDDQGRVFDRFSRIVGRRARHDGHAGLGLAIVRQIVESHRGRVALQSEPGKGSTFILWIPVRDASSDGLPVPVDVDPIPH comes from the coding sequence GTGAGTGATCTCTGGGGCGGCCTCTCGCGCCACGCCCCGATGTGGGCGCGGACGATCCGCTTCCGGCTGACGGTGACGTACTCGGCCCTGCTGTTCGGGCTGGCGACCCTCGTCGTGCTGGTGATCTACCTCGCCGTCCGACACCAGGTGCAGTCGGCGAGCGTCCCCGAGCCGATCAAGCTCAAGGGCTTCTACCTCACCGACTCCGAGGGGCGCTCGCTGCCGCTGAACAGCGTCTCGCTGACCAGCCAGCGGGCCATCCGGCAGAGCGTGAACGAGCAGACACTGGAGACGCTGCGCGAGTACTCGCTGTGGGCGATCGCCCTCCTGCTCGTCGTCAGCCTGGTCATCGGCTGGTGGCTGTCGGGCCGCCTGCTGGCCCCGGTTGCCCGGATCACCCAGACCGCGCGCGAGATCACGGCCACGGACATCTCGCGCCGGATCCGGCTCGAGGGCCCCGACGACGAGCTGCGCCGGCTGGCGGACACGATCGACGCGATGCTGGACCGGCTCGACGCGGCCTTCACGGCCCAGCGCCAGATCGTCGACGACGCCTCCCACGAGCTGCGCAACCCGCTCGCGATCATCCGGGCCAACGTGGACGCGGTGCTCTCGCGCTCGGACACCGAGGAGGAGGACCGCACCCGCGCGGTCGCCGTGGTCAGCCGCGCGACCGACCGGATGGCCCGGCTGGTCGACGACCTGCTGGCCACCGCACGCCGGGCGGGGCCCGCCTTCGTCGAGTCCGACGTGGACCTCGCCGCGGTGGGGCGCGAGGCCCTGGACGAGCAGGAGCTGGTCGCCCGCGAGGCGGGGGTCCATCTGCGCTCCGGGCTCGTCGACGGCGTCAAGGTGGTCGGCGACCGCGACGCGCTGCGCCGGGCGCTGGGCAACCTGCTGAGCAACGCGGTCCGCTTCAGCCCGCCCGGCGGCGACGTCCTGCTCGCCGGGGGCCGGCTCGGCGACTGGGCCTGGCTGGCGGTCCGGGACCAGGGGCCGGGCATCGGCTCGGACGACCAGGGGCGGGTCTTCGACCGCTTCTCCCGCATCGTCGGCCGCCGCGCGCGGCACGACGGGCATGCGGGGCTGGGGCTGGCCATCGTCCGCCAGATCGTCGAGAGCCACCGCGGCCGCGTCGCGCTGCAGTCCGAGCCGGGCAAGGGCAGCACGTTCATCCTCTGGATCCCGGTCCGCGACGCGAGCTCGGACGGGCTGCCGGTCCCGGTGGACGTGGACCCGATCCCGCACTGA
- a CDS encoding Gfo/Idh/MocA family protein, whose protein sequence is MALRFGVVGTGHWARTTHGATLARLAREGRAELAGVWGRDPARTAAAASAVGTTAYPSFDALLDDVDAVTFAVPPTAQALLAERAAAAGRHLLLEKPVATDADAARRLEAAVTAAGVASAVFFTRRYDPATAAWVAAARATGGWTGGHGEWSARIEGGPYADSAWRKELGALWDVGPHALGLMLPLLGEVAAVTAVPGPGDTTHLVLRHRSGASSSATLSMTVPVPAKAQTLVAYGDNGRTAIPDVRFDTPECFANAVSALVRAAAGSEVEIPDVHFGRHVVEVLAAADLSRRSDRTVEVQMHAEGQAGDGRLEEVERRLAEMDARYGITPDVQTAIVPEEVADERRVLVEERRRLRGETVPGQA, encoded by the coding sequence ATGGCACTCCGCTTCGGCGTGGTCGGCACCGGCCACTGGGCTCGCACGACCCATGGCGCGACGTTGGCCCGCCTCGCCCGGGAGGGGCGGGCCGAGCTCGCCGGCGTGTGGGGCCGTGACCCCGCCCGCACCGCTGCCGCCGCCTCCGCAGTGGGCACCACCGCGTACCCGAGCTTCGACGCGCTGCTGGACGACGTCGACGCGGTGACGTTCGCGGTGCCCCCGACCGCGCAGGCGCTGCTGGCGGAGCGGGCCGCGGCGGCGGGTAGGCACCTGCTCCTCGAGAAGCCCGTCGCGACCGACGCGGACGCGGCGCGCCGGCTGGAGGCCGCGGTCACCGCGGCCGGGGTCGCCTCCGCCGTCTTCTTCACCCGTCGCTACGACCCGGCGACCGCCGCGTGGGTGGCGGCGGCGCGGGCGACCGGCGGCTGGACGGGCGGGCACGGCGAGTGGTCGGCGCGGATCGAGGGCGGGCCGTACGCCGACTCCGCGTGGCGCAAGGAGCTCGGCGCGCTGTGGGACGTCGGCCCGCACGCCCTGGGGCTGATGCTCCCGCTGCTCGGCGAGGTGGCCGCCGTTACCGCGGTCCCCGGGCCCGGGGACACGACGCACCTGGTGCTGCGGCACCGGTCCGGGGCGAGCAGCAGCGCGACGCTCAGCATGACCGTCCCGGTGCCCGCCAAGGCGCAGACGCTTGTCGCCTACGGCGATAATGGCCGAACTGCCATTCCGGATGTCCGTTTCGATACTCCGGAATGCTTCGCGAACGCGGTGTCCGCACTGGTCCGCGCAGCAGCGGGGTCCGAGGTCGAGATCCCAGATGTTCACTTCGGCCGTCATGTGGTCGAGGTGCTGGCGGCGGCCGACCTGAGCCGCCGTTCCGATCGAACCGTGGAGGTGCAGATGCACGCCGAAGGCCAGGCTGGTGACGGTCGTCTCGAGGAGGTCGAGCGCCGGCTCGCGGAGATGGACGCGAGGTACGGCATCACCCCCGACGTGCAGACGGCCATCGTGCCGGAGGAGGTCGCCGACGAGCGCCGCGTGCTGGTCGAGGAGCGCCGCAGGCTGCGCGGGGAGACCGTGCCCGGCCAGGCGTAG